AAGGGGTTTAAATATGACGATTACAGAAAACAAACAATTGATGTATCGTTTCACGAACTTCATTAATACGGCAAGCAAGGAACTTGCTGAAGAATTGATTTCTCCAGATGCTGTTTTTTATGTACCTATGCAAAAAGAACCAATGAATGGTCCAAGTGGTTATCTCTCCATAATTCATATGATGAGATCTGGTTTTTCCGATATACAATGGACTGTTAAGGAGCTGGTAGCAGAAGAGGATCTAATAGCAGCTCATTTTGTCATGAAGGGCACACAAGACGGAGAGTTTCTCGGGTTTCCACCAACGAGCAAAAAAATCGAAGTAAATGCAATGAATTTTTATCGGATCTCCAATGGCCAAATTATTGAAGAGTATGGTCAACCCGATATGCTCGGCTTGCTTCAACAAATAGGGGCAATTCCAAAAGCATAATTACATCTCCTCGATCTGGGCATCGTTCCAAAAAATTAAGAGTTGGATAAATAGATTAAAGTCGAAGAGGGACTGCATTTTGCAATCCCTCTTCTTAGTGATTTACAATTAGGAATATATAATCTACCGTCCCTACAAGAATATCCCCGGCACGGTGAAGATTCATCACATTCTAAGCTACAACATGGAGTTTGGATATGAGACATACAAAATTCAAACGTATAAAATCAGTTGATTTACATGCCAAATGGTGCATTTGCATTCAGCTGAAGATTTAAAGATGCGAGTATATTTTGCAAGTCAGGTATAATTATAAAATGAATATTATTGATGTGTAGACTTGAATAAGTTACATAGCTTGGTCCAAGAGTGCTCTAAATATGTAAGGGAAATAATAGGGTGAAGATAGTTGACGCTTAATAGAGTAAATACTGCATCGTTTGAAAATCTTTCTATTGAAGGCGGTATATTAATGAACAAACTTGAAATTAAAGTATCTAACTATAATCCCAAGTATGCTGAACATACAGTGAAAATGTGGAGAGATAGTAAGGAACGGGCAATTGGTCAGGCTGAAACCCATAGCTTCGAAAACCATCTATATTTTTTAAATCATATACTATCTAAACAGTATCAAATTGATTTAGCGTTAATTGATGAAAAAGTAGTTGGAATGATTGCCTATAGTGAAACTGAGATAAGCCAACTTTATATTCATATTGATTATCAAGGGAATGGAATAGGGCGAACCTTGCTTAATAAAGCAAAAGCACAAGCAAATGGAAACTTAACTCTATATACATTCGAAGTTAATAAAAATGCCCAAAGATTTTATGAGAATAATGGATTTGAAATTACTGGTAGAGGACAAGAAAATGAAGAGAATTTACCTGATATACGATATGAATTGAAGTTGTAAAAATCGAATTTAAAGTCACATTCAAAAAAAAGTGAACAGTCTGCAGGTTAGCTGGATGCTTGACCACCCAACCATATTCACTGGAACTGTAATCTCATGTATTTATCTTGACAGTAATTGGGTCTGACTCGTAATATTTGAAGTGGAGATGTAGGAAAGGGGACTCGCCGGACAATGTGGACTTCCTTGTAATGGTTATCTAAACTGGATCGCTCGACTTGGTGTTGTGGTTATAACCACATGCCTCGTTTGTGATGCCGATCTGCAATCATTCAAGGGACGCGAGGAACCGTTTGAATCAAACCCGGGCGCGGATACTTGATGTATCCGCTTTTTGTTATACCTAGGATAATTCCATCTCCAATGAAAAATGGTTTTCTCCCTCCCTTATTAAACGGAGGTAATAAAATGACCAAACTATACGGAAAAACCGCTATTGTGACAGGCACAAGCCGCCCCGGAGGTATTGGAACCGCTGTCTGCCGCACGTTGGCACAAGAAGGCGCTAATGTGTTCTATACCCATCTGTACGATTACGATAAAACAGAGAATCCGGGAGATGCCGACAAGAACTGGCCGGATCTCTTCGCCGAAGAACTTCGCTCCTATGGCATTAAGGCAGCGCATATGGAGGTCGATCTTACCGATCCCACTTCCCCAGCGCGGCTGCTTGATGCATGCCGATCGGCTCTCGGGCTGCCGACCATTCTCGTCAACAACGCTACCTACAGCGTAGCAGCTGATTTCCGTCAATTGAGTGCATCACTGATCGATGCGCACTGCGCCATGAACATTCGAGGTACGTTCATGCTATCGGCCGAATTTGCACGTATGCTGGAGGTTGAACTGGCGGGCAGTCAGGTCCTTTGCGGCGGCCGGATCATTAACCTCACGTCTGGTCAAGGTAAGGGGCCGATGCCTGGCAATCTCGCTTATGCCGCAACAAAAGGCGCTGTCTCCACCTTTACCGAATGTCTATCTGCTGAACTGGCTCCTCTTCACATTACTGTGAATGCGGTTGATCCCGGTCCTACCGATACGGGTTGGATGTCAGAAGAAGTGAAAAAAGCATTGCTACCGGGATTTCCGATGGGCAGGATCGGTCTTCCTGAAGATGTATCCCGTCTGATTGCTTTTCTGGCGAGCGATGATTCCCAATGGATTACCGGACAAATCATTCATTCTAGAGGTGGTTTCTAATTTCCATAAAACCAAAGGAAGCCGCCGATCAACAAGATCGGCGGCTTTATTCGACTACGGGATACAATGCTTTGTGAAGAAGATTATGCAACGGTGGCGAAAGAAGCTTTACGTCACTACCCAATCAATTGGGAAAAACTTGTCGTCTTCGCCTGTTAACGTCTTCGGAACGCTCCACCGCGCGCCAGAGCATAGAAAATCAAGAGAGCAATGATCGACCCGACGATCGCGGGTATGATATGAAATCCACCCACAACCGGCCCCCTCGGTCCCAACAGTTCATACCCTAACCATGATCCAACAAAGCCAGCAATGATATTTCCGAGTACGCCTCCTGGCACGTCCCGTCCAATCAGATTTCCACTTAACCAGCCAATTAGCCCACCGACAATAAGTATCCAGATTAAATACACGAATTGGTCTCCCTTCCATTGATTTATTACAAGTTATGTTTCGTTAGGGGGAATGTTGCGGATCCTCTGCAAATCGACCACTGAGAATCGATTACTAAACCATTTCCATTTTAATCCAAGGGTAGTAAAATCGGTTGTACCACCACTAGTCTGAATGCTAGTGCAGATGGGGAGGGAAATGGACAGTATAGAAAGGAGGCGCTCAGGTGTTTATGTTTCGAAGTCCTTTTATTACAGCCTTGTTGATGATGTGTCTGATGTCAGGCTTGACTGCTTGTTCTGAGTCAGAGCAATCGGAAGATAGGGGTGCTCCGACAAAGGCTGACTTCACGGAGCAGATACAGAGCCTTAATCTGAATCTGGAAGAACCGTCATGGAAGCTGGATACCACCCCCGTGAATCTAACGTGGTTCGTTGGAGCCGAATGGTACGGGCACACTTGGGGTGAGAGCCTGACTTCCAAATATGTCACCCAAAAAACAGGGGTCAATATCGAATTTGAAGTATCAACTGGTGAACCAAGCGAGATGTTATCACGGATGTTGACAACCGGTAGTCTGCCGGATTTGATAACCATCGGCTCCTGGGAGAGTGCGGTTAACAAACTTCGGGAGAGTAATCTCGTCTATGCCCTGGATGAGCTAGCCAACCAGTATGATCCTTACTTTTACAAGGTAGCAGGTGATGGTGCTCTACAATGGTATCGGCAGGAAGACGGCCATACCTATGTCATCCCCAATGATGCGTACAGTCCCGAACAGATGCGTTCAACCGGCTTGACAGGAGCGAACCAAACCTTTCTCGTACGTAAAGATCTGTATGAGTCGATGGGCAAACCGGACCTTACCACACCGAAAGGTTTTCTAAATGCATTGCAATTGCTGAAGAATCAATATTCTGTTTATAAAGGCCAACTGATCAGTCCGTTTTGGGCACAGGGAAATGCATCCTATGGGATGACCGAATATTTGCAAAATCTGCTTGCGATCCCCCATGAACAGAACGGTAAAGTATACGACCGAATGACAGATCCAGATTATATTGAGTGGCTGAAAACATTTCGTATCGCTTACGAGCAGGGCCTGATTAATGTTGATTTTCTGGTCGACTCCAGTGCACAGGTGCAAGAAAAAACCAACCATGCCCAATATTTTATGATGATTCGGGAATGGACAGACATATCGGACCTTAATTCGAAATTGGAAGGCCTTACGAATCAGAGTTCATACTATACTGCTGTAGATGGACCCCGGAGCAGCAGGGAAGAATCCGCCAAACTGTTTCCCGGCAGCATGGATGGCTGGATGGTTACGATGATTAGCAGATCCACGGAAAACCCTGAACGGGCCATCCGATTTTTGACCTATCTGGCCTGCGAAGAAGGCCAAAGGGATTTATTTTTGGGCAAAGAAGGTGAAACCTGGGCGATGAAGAACGGCAAACCGCAGTTGACGGCGGCAATGGTTCAGTTGCATGACACGGATAGGGAGCGGCTGGAAAAGGAATATGGCATTATGGATACCTACTGGATGCTGCGAAACCCCGCTTTCGTTAACCAGTGGAGACCAGAGAATGCCCCATCCATTAAGCAAATGGAGGAGTTCGCCAACCAACAGGCCGATCTGGACAGCGGCATCTATAAGGGACTAGATCCTATAGGGGATTCCGATATAGCGTTAGCCTGGTCACGTATTTCTCAGAATTGGGAAGAAGTGCTGCCAGAACTGATTACAGCGAAGGATGAAGCTGCCTTTGACAAAATTTTTGAAAATTTTCTGATACGTCGTGTGAACTACGGCTTCAACCAGGTGATGGAATATCGCCAGGCTGAACTGGAACTGCGAAAATCCAAGATAGCCAGATAACCATTCCCTATTACATTGTTAATTATCAGCTAACTAGTAATATATGGTATAACAAAGGTGGTGAATACATCAGAATGAAATACCTACTGACGAGATTGAGGAAGCTTTATCGCAATGCCCGTATATCCCAAAAGCTGTTTCTGGCATTTAGCCTGATGATTGCCATACCTGTTATTTTGATATCCTTTGTGTATATCCGCATGCAAGAAACCCAGCTATATAAGGATGCTATGGCAACGGGCAACAGCCACGTTTCATGGCTGAATGAACAATTGCGCAGAAGAATGGATATGATTGAGAACGCTTCCAATACAGCCCTTACTCAAAAGTCATTTGTAGATTTTATTCATTCCAATATGCTTGTGGATGGACTACGTCTGGTGAAGTTTAAGCAAAACCAGTTTGAGCAAATGCTTAATATCATTCAAAGCAATGCGATGATCAGTGAGCTTAACTTTTACGTTGATAACCCAAACTTGTATGAAATCTGGCCTGAAATCTATCATTATAAGAAATTTTGGCCGCAGGATTATTGGGTAAAGCTTCGGGACGAAGGTGGTGCGGCTTACCGTTTATTTTCTTTTAAAGATGGTGAACACACATTATCCTACTATCGTCTGGTTCGCCTTCAAGGGCAGGAACAAAAACGCCCTAGTATTATGGAGGTGCGAGTCCCGCACAGCATGTTTTTCAGCGACCTGCTCCAGGAGAGCAAGGGGGACTTCTTTTCGGTGTTGATGAACGCAAGCGATCCTCCCCAGTATGTTTACAATCCCCAGCATGAGTTTTCTGAGAAGTACGGGCAGGGGATGGAGGAGATCCTTGGCAGTATTCATCGCCAGCTGGATATATTGCCGCAGGAAAGCCCGCTTCAGGTTAAGGTGGGAGATCAGAGCTTCTATGCATTGTACCGATACATCGCTCCGTTGAACACTTATGTGGTCGAGATCGCTTCCCATCAGGCATTGATGAAGGGGCCGCGCAGTTGGTATGCATTTGTGGTAACGATTACATTATGTGTATTGCTGCTGATTATGCTACTCGTATCCCAAACGACGCGGCGTATTTTCCGGCGGTTGGACAGCGTACTGGTATCCATGCGTCAGGTACGGAAAGGCGAGCTGGATGCAATGATTGATACAGGCCTTGATGAGAACGAAAGAGGGGATGAAATCGATGAGGTGGCGGTGAATTACAATAAAATGTTACATGAGGTCAAACGTCTAATGACACAGGTCGTGGATAAGCAGTTAATTGCCAAAAACGCACAGTTGCACTCCCTGCATTCGCAGATTAATTCTCATTTTTTATATAACGCCCTGGAATCGATCCGTATGGTGGCAGAGGTACAGAGGCAGCCTGCTATAGCCAATTCATTGGTGTCGTTGGGCTCCCAGCTACGTTACAGCATGCAGTGGCGTAGCGATACCGTTGCTTTTCGTGAGGAGCTTGCCAATATCCAAAGTTATATTGAATTTATTAACTTTATGGAAGGAAGCAGTATCGTTATGACGGCCGATCTTCCTCAGGAGATACTTCGCTACGCCATTCCCAAGATGTGTATGCAGCCCATCGTTGAAAATGCCGTTCATCACGGGGCACCTTCAGGCGGCAGGGTATCTATAGAGATTACTTTCTCTGTGGAGAATGACAGTCTGCTTTTCATTAACATAAGAGATGACGGAGAGGGGTTAGAGCCTGAGATGTTACACCGTATTCAGGCAGTACTGCGGAGCGAATCGGATACGCCGATGGTGACTAGCAGGAGCGGACTTGGTTTGGAAAACGTGAATAAGCGGTTGCAGCTTCATTATGGCAAGAATTGCGGTCTTTGGATTGATAGTGTGCAAGGTGCATATACCTGCGTAACGATACGCTTGCCTTGGGAAAATGTAAATCTTGGAGGGTGGTAGAGCATGATTAATATCCTGATTGTGGACGATCAAAAACACATTCGTGACGGCCTGCAGGCCATGCTGCATCAATTTCCTCTGGAGCTGAACAACATATACTGTGCCGCGAGCGGGATTGAGGCGCTGTGCCTATTGCGGCAGCATTGCATTCACATCGTTATTACCGATATTAGGATGCCGGATATGGATGGGTTGGCACTCATGGCTCAAACCAAAGAGGAATACATGGATGTGGAATACCTCATTATCAGCGGTTATAGTGACTTTACATATGCCCAAAAAGCTATCGGGCTTGGGGCAAAGGGCTACTTGCTAAAACCTTTGAAGCGAGAGGATCTGCAACATTCCCTGGAGCATGTATGGCAAGAAATCCAGACACGGCAGGCACTTACGCATAATATGCAGCGTGTATCCCGTCTCGCCCAAGAGACCGATCGTAAAGAATTAAGAATGTTTATGCAAGGTGCGTTAAGTGATGACGCATGGATTCTTCAGATTGAGGAACAAAATGTTGCGTTATGGCGTAATTATCGCCTAACCCTGCTGCGGGAAGAAGTTTGCATTAACCAGCCCGGGGCCAGCAGCGCCCATAGCATGGAAGCCATTGCTTATCGTGTGTTTGGCAGACAAGGTTGTATTTGCCTGCAACATCGCCCATACCTGATCCTTGCGGTGGATGCGTCCATAGATCCAAGTGTTTTGCCTGCAGCGCTCAAGGAAGGAAAGATCGATGCCATAACAGCCATGACTAACCCGATTCAGGGGTTAAAAGAACTACCCGACAGCTATACCCAAGTGCTTGAGCTCTATCGCCACAGTTACCTGTTTCCTGATCAGTACAGTATCTTCCCAGCACATATTGAGCATATGGAACAGCAATGGCAACTTCCCTATGAAGACTTATATGAACTGTTCCAGTCGGTTGGAACAGATAACAGCGGAACATTCACTCAGGGTATTTCTGCAATATTTCACAAAAAGGTGCTGCAACGTTATCCTATTCGCTATACCCAACAGCTCTGCGCTGCCACCGTTCAGATGATGGAGGAATACAAACGAGTTATCCACCCTTATATGGGGGAAGAAGCGCTGGATCTTGAATCCTTGCGTAACCTCTTTGATTATCAAGGGATGCGTGAGTATATACAAGCACTGCAACAGCAGCTGCTTCGGCTGAATCAGTTATATTATGACTATAAGTGCAGCTATCGCCATTCGCAGGATCTAAATGAAGCCATTCGTTTTATACACGAAAGTTACCACAAACCGCTGGACCTCGCGATGGTATCCAATCATGTATCGCTTAATTATGCTTATTTTTCAAATCTGTTTAAGAAGAATATTGGTAAAGGTTTTGCTGAATACCTACGAGATGTGCGTCTGGATAAAGCGCGGCGGCTTCTCGCCGAAACCGATCATAAAATTGTGGAGGTGGCTGCTATGGTTGGATATGAAAGCTACAAAAGCTTTACACGCGCGTTCCGCCTTGTGATGGAAATTCAACCTACAGAGTATCGACAAATGATGCGCCAAAAGGTAGAACGTGAAGTGCAATATCACAGTACAAATATATAAATTGAATCAAAACCAAAAAAATTGGGATATAACAAAAATAATTGTACCTTTTCAGCAGATTATCCTATTCGATAGAATAAAGATGTTCCCCGATGTAAGCGATTACCTTTATACGCATAGATTGGGAGAAACTATTATCCTATTCAAGGAGGGCAATTATGAAACCATCTTACTTTACGGCGAAACGGTTTATGAAAAAGGTACTCGGTATGTTCCTTGTGGTTGTGATGCTGGCTAGTATTGGCTTACTGCCAGCTTCAAAGGTTCAGGCAGCGGGAACTACCGTAACCTCAATGGAGTACTTCTCACCAGCAGACGGGCCTGTTATTTCAAAATCTGGGGTTGGCAAGGCCAGCTACGGATTTGTTATGCCTAAGTTCAATGGAGGCTCCGCGACATGGAATGATGTTTACAGTGATGTGGGCGTTAATGTAAAAGTGGGCAACAACTGGGTTGATATCGACCAGGCAGGCGGTTATATCTATAACCAAAACTGGGGGCACTGGAGCGATGGCGGCTTCAATGGTTATTGGTTCACCCTCTCCGCAACAACCGAGATTCAGCTGTACTCCAAAGCGAATGGTGTTAAGCTGGAGTATCAACTTGTATT
This Paenibacillus xylanexedens DNA region includes the following protein-coding sequences:
- a CDS encoding ester cyclase; this translates as MTITENKQLMYRFTNFINTASKELAEELISPDAVFYVPMQKEPMNGPSGYLSIIHMMRSGFSDIQWTVKELVAEEDLIAAHFVMKGTQDGEFLGFPPTSKKIEVNAMNFYRISNGQIIEEYGQPDMLGLLQQIGAIPKA
- a CDS encoding GlsB/YeaQ/YmgE family stress response membrane protein, which translates into the protein MYLIWILIVGGLIGWLSGNLIGRDVPGGVLGNIIAGFVGSWLGYELLGPRGPVVGGFHIIPAIVGSIIALLIFYALARGGAFRRR
- a CDS encoding sensor histidine kinase, with protein sequence MKYLLTRLRKLYRNARISQKLFLAFSLMIAIPVILISFVYIRMQETQLYKDAMATGNSHVSWLNEQLRRRMDMIENASNTALTQKSFVDFIHSNMLVDGLRLVKFKQNQFEQMLNIIQSNAMISELNFYVDNPNLYEIWPEIYHYKKFWPQDYWVKLRDEGGAAYRLFSFKDGEHTLSYYRLVRLQGQEQKRPSIMEVRVPHSMFFSDLLQESKGDFFSVLMNASDPPQYVYNPQHEFSEKYGQGMEEILGSIHRQLDILPQESPLQVKVGDQSFYALYRYIAPLNTYVVEIASHQALMKGPRSWYAFVVTITLCVLLLIMLLVSQTTRRIFRRLDSVLVSMRQVRKGELDAMIDTGLDENERGDEIDEVAVNYNKMLHEVKRLMTQVVDKQLIAKNAQLHSLHSQINSHFLYNALESIRMVAEVQRQPAIANSLVSLGSQLRYSMQWRSDTVAFREELANIQSYIEFINFMEGSSIVMTADLPQEILRYAIPKMCMQPIVENAVHHGAPSGGRVSIEITFSVENDSLLFINIRDDGEGLEPEMLHRIQAVLRSESDTPMVTSRSGLGLENVNKRLQLHYGKNCGLWIDSVQGAYTCVTIRLPWENVNLGGW
- a CDS encoding GNAT family N-acetyltransferase, giving the protein MNKLEIKVSNYNPKYAEHTVKMWRDSKERAIGQAETHSFENHLYFLNHILSKQYQIDLALIDEKVVGMIAYSETEISQLYIHIDYQGNGIGRTLLNKAKAQANGNLTLYTFEVNKNAQRFYENNGFEITGRGQENEENLPDIRYELKL
- a CDS encoding response regulator, which translates into the protein MINILIVDDQKHIRDGLQAMLHQFPLELNNIYCAASGIEALCLLRQHCIHIVITDIRMPDMDGLALMAQTKEEYMDVEYLIISGYSDFTYAQKAIGLGAKGYLLKPLKREDLQHSLEHVWQEIQTRQALTHNMQRVSRLAQETDRKELRMFMQGALSDDAWILQIEEQNVALWRNYRLTLLREEVCINQPGASSAHSMEAIAYRVFGRQGCICLQHRPYLILAVDASIDPSVLPAALKEGKIDAITAMTNPIQGLKELPDSYTQVLELYRHSYLFPDQYSIFPAHIEHMEQQWQLPYEDLYELFQSVGTDNSGTFTQGISAIFHKKVLQRYPIRYTQQLCAATVQMMEEYKRVIHPYMGEEALDLESLRNLFDYQGMREYIQALQQQLLRLNQLYYDYKCSYRHSQDLNEAIRFIHESYHKPLDLAMVSNHVSLNYAYFSNLFKKNIGKGFAEYLRDVRLDKARRLLAETDHKIVEVAAMVGYESYKSFTRAFRLVMEIQPTEYRQMMRQKVEREVQYHSTNI
- a CDS encoding SDR family oxidoreductase — protein: MTKLYGKTAIVTGTSRPGGIGTAVCRTLAQEGANVFYTHLYDYDKTENPGDADKNWPDLFAEELRSYGIKAAHMEVDLTDPTSPARLLDACRSALGLPTILVNNATYSVAADFRQLSASLIDAHCAMNIRGTFMLSAEFARMLEVELAGSQVLCGGRIINLTSGQGKGPMPGNLAYAATKGAVSTFTECLSAELAPLHITVNAVDPGPTDTGWMSEEVKKALLPGFPMGRIGLPEDVSRLIAFLASDDSQWITGQIIHSRGGF
- a CDS encoding extracellular solute-binding protein, with product MFRSPFITALLMMCLMSGLTACSESEQSEDRGAPTKADFTEQIQSLNLNLEEPSWKLDTTPVNLTWFVGAEWYGHTWGESLTSKYVTQKTGVNIEFEVSTGEPSEMLSRMLTTGSLPDLITIGSWESAVNKLRESNLVYALDELANQYDPYFYKVAGDGALQWYRQEDGHTYVIPNDAYSPEQMRSTGLTGANQTFLVRKDLYESMGKPDLTTPKGFLNALQLLKNQYSVYKGQLISPFWAQGNASYGMTEYLQNLLAIPHEQNGKVYDRMTDPDYIEWLKTFRIAYEQGLINVDFLVDSSAQVQEKTNHAQYFMMIREWTDISDLNSKLEGLTNQSSYYTAVDGPRSSREESAKLFPGSMDGWMVTMISRSTENPERAIRFLTYLACEEGQRDLFLGKEGETWAMKNGKPQLTAAMVQLHDTDRERLEKEYGIMDTYWMLRNPAFVNQWRPENAPSIKQMEEFANQQADLDSGIYKGLDPIGDSDIALAWSRISQNWEEVLPELITAKDEAAFDKIFENFLIRRVNYGFNQVMEYRQAELELRKSKIAR